In Actinomyces weissii, a genomic segment contains:
- the rpmJ gene encoding 50S ribosomal protein L36, whose amino-acid sequence MKVKPSVKKICDSCKVIRRHARVMVICSNPRHKQRQG is encoded by the coding sequence ATGAAGGTCAAGCCGAGCGTCAAGAAGATCTGTGACAGCTGCAAGGTGATCCGTCGCCACGCACGTGTCATGGTGATCTGCTCCAACCCGCGGCACAAGCAGCGCCAGGGCTGA
- a CDS encoding signal peptidase I, with protein MLVFVAEILLGLGILAVLSATSLVPAVMGWVPLTVLTGSMEPGIPAGSLIVVKSLSLEQAGNLAIGDVVIYLPEADSDVLVTHRIVGIRSAGGGDTTYQIQGDANSIPDPGWVQPKQIRGILRYHVPLLGRLLVLLDPSAKAAWRLVVALALAVYALWEGVGAVIEWRRDRCKARERAQDAAQAGPENPQAPDTTEAGPSSPPVPEAAEVGPSSPPVPEAADNQQPDGADAVAKRCGRNHRAASP; from the coding sequence GTGCTGGTCTTCGTTGCGGAGATCCTGCTGGGGCTCGGGATCCTGGCGGTGCTGTCTGCCACCTCGCTAGTGCCGGCGGTGATGGGCTGGGTGCCGCTGACCGTGCTCACCGGATCCATGGAACCAGGTATCCCCGCAGGGTCGCTGATCGTGGTTAAAAGCCTCTCCCTGGAGCAGGCGGGCAATCTGGCGATAGGGGACGTGGTCATCTACCTGCCCGAAGCCGACTCAGACGTGCTGGTCACCCACCGGATCGTAGGCATCCGCTCGGCAGGCGGTGGGGACACCACCTACCAGATCCAGGGGGACGCCAACTCGATCCCGGACCCCGGCTGGGTCCAGCCCAAGCAGATACGTGGCATCCTGCGCTACCACGTGCCTTTGCTCGGTCGGCTGCTTGTACTGCTGGACCCGAGCGCGAAGGCTGCATGGCGCCTGGTAGTCGCACTGGCTCTGGCCGTCTACGCCCTGTGGGAGGGGGTGGGGGCCGTGATCGAGTGGAGGCGGGACAGGTGCAAGGCCCGCGAGCGCGCGCAGGACGCCGCCCAGGCGGGGCCCGAGAACCCCCAGGCCCCAGATACCACTGAGGCAGGGCCCTCATCTCCACCAGTGCCAGAGGCCGCCGAGGTGGGGCCCTCATCTCCACCAGTGCCAGAGGCCGCCGACAACCAGCAGCCAGACGGCGCCGACGCCGTCGCTAAGCGGTGTGGCAGGAACCACCGGGCCGCAAGCCCCTAG
- the infA gene encoding translation initiation factor IF-1: MAKKDGVIEVEGSVVEALPNAMFRVELSNGHVVLAHISGKMRQHYIRILPEDRVVVELSPYDLSRGRIVYRYK, translated from the coding sequence ATGGCGAAAAAGGACGGCGTCATCGAGGTCGAAGGATCGGTCGTCGAGGCCCTCCCCAACGCAATGTTCCGTGTGGAGCTGAGCAACGGGCACGTCGTGCTCGCGCACATCTCCGGGAAGATGCGGCAGCACTACATCCGGATCCTCCCCGAGGACCGCGTGGTCGTGGAGCTGAGCCCCTACGACCTCAGCCGTGGTCGCATCGTCTACCGGTACAAGTGA